From a region of the Streptomyces sp. B21-083 genome:
- a CDS encoding (2Fe-2S)-binding protein, producing MRVSFTVNGRPQEADDVWEGESLLYVLRERLGLPGSKNACEQGECGSCTVRLDGVPVCSCLVAAGQVEGREVVTVEGLADHAKQRAAHGSCGTGACGTSLDAARQWQPKGATASPATDSQTGEGTELAPIQQAFIDAGAVQCGFCTPGLLVAADEMLEQNPNPTDADIREALSGNLCRCTGYEKIMDAVRLAAARQGEAV from the coding sequence ATGCGCGTCAGTTTCACGGTCAACGGACGGCCTCAGGAGGCCGACGACGTGTGGGAGGGCGAGTCCCTGCTCTACGTCCTGCGGGAGCGGCTCGGCCTGCCGGGCTCCAAGAACGCCTGCGAACAGGGCGAGTGCGGATCGTGCACCGTCCGCCTCGACGGCGTACCGGTGTGCTCGTGCCTCGTCGCTGCGGGGCAGGTGGAAGGGCGCGAGGTCGTCACGGTCGAAGGGCTCGCCGACCACGCCAAACAGCGTGCGGCGCACGGCAGTTGCGGAACGGGCGCCTGCGGTACGTCACTTGACGCGGCCAGGCAGTGGCAGCCCAAGGGCGCGACCGCCTCACCGGCCACCGACTCCCAGACCGGTGAGGGCACCGAACTCGCCCCCATCCAGCAGGCGTTCATCGACGCCGGAGCCGTCCAGTGCGGCTTCTGCACGCCCGGTCTGCTGGTCGCCGCCGACGAGATGCTGGAGCAGAACCCCAACCCGACCGACGCGGACATCCGCGAGGCGCTGTCGGGCAACCTGTGCCGCTGCACGGGCTACGAGAAGATCATGGACGCGGTCCGGCTGGCGGCGGCCCGACAGGGAGAGGCGGTCTGA
- a CDS encoding DUF2637 domain-containing protein, protein MRLTDISLNWLLPGAVLLLGVLAAVAVLSRGKRSSGAKASQDDSWERTEERRRRKEAIFATASYVLLFCSAAVAAALSFRGLVGFGEQNLNLTDGWQYLVPFGLDGAAMFCSVLAVREASHGDAALGSRILVWMFAAAAAWFNWVHAPRGLDNAGAPQFFAGMSLSAAVLFDRALKQTRRAALREQGLVPRPLPQIRMVRWARAPRETYKAWSLMLLEGVRSLDEAVDEVREDRRQKDQAKMRRREQERAERAHLKAISRGHRGPFGGGGGGGGRQQVEVERAPAQVTSEPAISTAEQLPLRARHSLQPVRGTSDSITVDLTAEDDTMALPRLDSLERKLRDLEQQYG, encoded by the coding sequence ATGAGACTGACCGACATATCGCTTAACTGGCTGCTTCCGGGCGCCGTACTGCTCCTGGGCGTGCTGGCGGCGGTGGCGGTGCTCTCGCGCGGCAAGCGCTCCTCCGGGGCGAAAGCGAGCCAGGACGACTCGTGGGAGCGCACCGAAGAGCGCCGCAGGCGCAAGGAAGCCATTTTCGCCACGGCGTCCTACGTCCTCCTCTTCTGCAGTGCGGCGGTCGCCGCGGCGCTCTCCTTCCGCGGCCTCGTCGGCTTCGGCGAGCAGAACCTGAACCTCACCGACGGCTGGCAGTACCTCGTCCCGTTCGGTCTGGACGGAGCGGCGATGTTCTGCTCCGTGCTCGCGGTGCGCGAGGCCAGCCACGGTGACGCGGCCCTCGGTTCCCGGATACTGGTGTGGATGTTCGCCGCCGCCGCCGCCTGGTTCAACTGGGTGCACGCGCCCCGGGGCCTCGACAACGCGGGCGCCCCGCAGTTCTTCGCCGGCATGTCCCTGTCCGCCGCGGTCCTCTTCGACCGCGCGCTGAAGCAGACCCGCCGGGCCGCCCTCCGCGAACAGGGCCTCGTGCCGCGTCCGCTGCCGCAGATCCGTATGGTCCGCTGGGCGCGGGCGCCCCGTGAGACGTACAAGGCCTGGTCGCTGATGCTCCTTGAGGGTGTGCGCAGCCTGGACGAGGCGGTCGACGAGGTGCGCGAGGACCGGCGTCAGAAGGACCAGGCGAAGATGCGCCGTCGTGAGCAGGAGCGGGCCGAGCGCGCGCACCTCAAGGCGATCAGCCGGGGCCACCGCGGCCCGTTCGGCGGCGGCGGTGGCGGCGGTGGCCGGCAGCAGGTCGAGGTGGAGCGGGCGCCCGCCCAGGTCACCTCGGAACCTGCCATATCCACCGCGGAGCAGCTGCCTCTGCGCGCCCGTCACTCCCTTCAGCCCGTTCGCGGCACCAGTGACTCGATCACTGTCGACCTGACGGCGGAGGACGACACGATGGCCCTGCCCCGCCTGGACTCCCTGGAGCGCAAGCTCCGGGACCTCGAGCAGCAGTACGGCTGA
- a CDS encoding (2Fe-2S)-binding protein, which yields MSAPIQTRSALADAYDRLAEVYPAAAVTELDPGQAHPRGAGWVRAAGLAAGDGDLDSFLDWDDEQVLRDYGERGRPDVVAGFGLHRYAWTACLLITVPWFLHRRVPRLPVEDVSYHRTDGRFSVRTGAFACLPDDPAAVQPGARVVGDEEALRGEVRAALTEHLEPLLGGFGPRMRRRGRALWSVVTDDVVEGLHYIGQVVGEADRARRELELLLPGSTRPFVGSAGFREVTGPDGATLPTRDRASCCFFYTIRPDETCDNCPRTCENDRIAKLKAAAAS from the coding sequence ATGTCCGCTCCCATCCAGACCCGGTCCGCCCTCGCGGACGCGTACGACCGGCTCGCCGAGGTCTACCCGGCCGCGGCCGTCACCGAGCTGGATCCCGGGCAGGCGCATCCGCGCGGCGCCGGATGGGTGCGGGCCGCCGGGCTCGCGGCCGGCGACGGCGACCTCGACTCCTTCCTCGACTGGGACGACGAGCAGGTGCTGCGGGACTACGGGGAGCGGGGCCGCCCGGACGTCGTGGCCGGTTTCGGACTGCACCGGTACGCGTGGACGGCGTGTCTGCTGATCACCGTGCCGTGGTTCCTGCACCGCCGGGTGCCCCGGCTGCCCGTGGAGGACGTCTCCTACCACCGCACCGACGGGCGCTTCAGCGTCCGCACCGGCGCCTTCGCCTGTCTGCCCGACGACCCGGCGGCGGTCCAGCCCGGGGCCCGGGTGGTCGGAGACGAGGAGGCGCTGCGCGGGGAGGTGCGGGCGGCGCTCACCGAACACCTGGAGCCCCTGCTCGGCGGTTTCGGGCCACGGATGCGGCGGCGCGGGCGGGCCCTGTGGAGCGTGGTGACCGACGACGTCGTGGAGGGCCTGCACTACATAGGACAGGTCGTCGGCGAGGCGGACCGCGCGCGGCGCGAACTGGAGCTGCTGCTGCCGGGCTCGACCCGGCCGTTCGTCGGCTCGGCGGGCTTCCGGGAGGTGACCGGGCCGGACGGTGCCACGCTGCCCACCCGGGACCGGGCCAGTTGCTGCTTCTTCTACACGATCCGCCCGGACGAGACGTGCGACAACTGCCCCCGCACCTGCGAGAACGACCGCATCGCCAAGCTGAAGGCCGCCGCCGCGAGTTGA
- a CDS encoding PucR family transcriptional regulator produces the protein MRLRALLDTDALGLTLLGGEDELDRAVRGVMTTDLRDPSRYLSGGELVLTGLAWRRDPADSEAFVRLLTGAGVAALAAGEAELGNIPDDLITACARHRLPLFAVHESVAFASITEHVVRQVSGERAGDLAAVVDRHRRMMTSGPAGGGPDVVLDLLGSDLDLRAWVLSPAGRLIAGSKVSGPAPAPDVCATLAAEHLAAARTGRRGPHRVAVGGTAYSLFPVRGNSRTAADQGGSRDMRETLLSEWLLAVEADAGDWPAERLDLLQGVTQLIAVERDRRDAAHTVRRRLAQEVLELVQSGAAPAEIAARLRVAAPVLLPGLGAAPHWQVVVARVDWAGGEIEGGPVAQALLEEILVDPLLTGPEHSDRIAVAHTGDEAVALVPLPAVSSEHDGSEAGILAEELLAAVRDPLSAGLDDNGRLTIGVSATVHSAEGLRGALEEARHARRVAGARPGRVCAAGHQELASHVLLLPFVPDDVRRAFTARLLDPLRDYDRRHRAELIPTLEAFLECDGSWTRCAARLHLHVNTLRYRVGRIEQLTGRELSRLEDKLDFFLALRMS, from the coding sequence ATGCGGCTGCGCGCACTGCTGGACACGGACGCGCTGGGCCTCACGCTGCTCGGCGGCGAGGACGAGCTGGACCGCGCCGTACGAGGGGTGATGACCACCGACCTCAGGGACCCCAGCCGCTACCTCTCGGGCGGCGAGCTGGTGCTCACCGGCCTGGCGTGGCGCCGGGACCCGGCGGACTCCGAGGCGTTCGTACGGCTCCTGACGGGGGCCGGGGTCGCGGCGCTGGCCGCCGGTGAGGCCGAGCTGGGGAACATCCCGGACGACCTGATCACGGCCTGTGCCCGGCACCGGCTGCCGCTGTTCGCGGTGCACGAGTCGGTGGCGTTCGCTTCGATCACCGAGCATGTCGTGCGGCAGGTGTCCGGGGAGCGGGCCGGCGATCTGGCGGCGGTCGTGGACCGGCACCGGCGGATGATGACCTCCGGTCCGGCGGGCGGCGGCCCCGACGTCGTCCTGGACCTGCTCGGCTCCGACCTCGACCTGCGCGCCTGGGTTCTGTCCCCCGCCGGCCGTCTCATCGCGGGCTCGAAGGTCTCCGGCCCCGCCCCGGCGCCCGACGTGTGCGCGACGCTGGCGGCCGAGCACCTGGCGGCGGCCCGCACCGGCAGACGCGGACCGCACCGGGTGGCGGTGGGCGGCACGGCGTACTCCCTCTTCCCCGTGCGCGGCAACAGCCGTACCGCCGCCGATCAGGGCGGTTCGCGGGACATGCGCGAGACCCTGCTGTCCGAGTGGCTGCTCGCCGTCGAGGCGGACGCCGGGGACTGGCCGGCGGAGCGGCTCGATCTGCTCCAGGGCGTCACCCAGCTGATCGCGGTCGAGCGCGACCGGCGCGACGCGGCGCACACGGTACGGCGGCGGCTCGCGCAGGAGGTCCTGGAGCTGGTGCAGTCGGGCGCGGCGCCCGCCGAGATCGCGGCCCGGTTGCGGGTCGCCGCGCCGGTGCTGCTGCCCGGCCTCGGCGCGGCCCCGCACTGGCAGGTCGTCGTGGCCCGCGTGGACTGGGCCGGCGGTGAGATCGAGGGCGGCCCGGTGGCCCAGGCTTTGCTGGAGGAAATCCTTGTCGACCCGCTGCTGACGGGCCCGGAGCACTCCGACCGGATCGCCGTGGCCCATACGGGGGACGAGGCGGTCGCCCTCGTTCCGCTGCCTGCGGTGTCGTCCGAGCACGACGGTTCGGAGGCGGGGATCCTGGCCGAGGAGCTGCTCGCCGCCGTACGGGACCCGCTGTCGGCGGGTCTGGACGACAACGGGCGGCTCACGATCGGGGTCAGCGCGACCGTCCATTCGGCGGAGGGGCTGCGCGGGGCGCTGGAGGAGGCACGGCACGCCCGCCGGGTGGCCGGGGCGCGTCCGGGCCGGGTGTGTGCGGCGGGCCATCAGGAGCTGGCCTCGCATGTGCTGCTGCTCCCGTTCGTCCCGGACGACGTCCGCCGCGCCTTCACTGCCCGGCTCCTGGACCCCCTGCGGGACTACGACCGGCGCCACCGGGCCGAGTTGATCCCGACGCTGGAGGCGTTCCTGGAGTGCGACGGCTCGTGGACGCGGTGCGCGGCCCGGCTGCATCTGCATGTGAACACGCTGCGGTACCGGGTGGGGCGGATCGAGCAGTTGACGGGCCGTGAACTCTCCCGCCTGGAGGACAAGCTGGACTTCTTCCTGGCACTGCGGATGAGTTGA
- a CDS encoding FAD binding domain-containing protein translates to MDFLRPASWEEALAAKAEHPTAVPLAGGTDVMVEINFDHRRPEYLLDLTRIGDLYEWETGERSVRLGASVPYTRIMENLRAELPGLALASHTVASPQIRNRGGVGGNLGTASPAGDAHPALLAAGAEVEAESVRGTRLIPIDDFYTGVKRNALAPDELIRAVHIKKADGPQQYSKVGTRNAMVIAVCAFGLALHPESRTVRTGIGSAAPTPVRAKTAEEFLNAALEEGGFWDNGKIITPSVAKQFAALCAGACNPIDDVRGTASYRRHAVGVMARRTLTWTWESYRGTAAHTEGVA, encoded by the coding sequence ATGGACTTCCTTCGCCCCGCCAGCTGGGAGGAGGCGCTCGCCGCGAAGGCCGAGCACCCCACCGCTGTGCCTCTCGCGGGCGGCACCGACGTGATGGTCGAGATCAACTTCGACCACCGCCGGCCCGAGTACCTCCTCGACCTGACCCGTATCGGAGATCTGTACGAGTGGGAGACCGGCGAGCGGAGCGTGCGGCTCGGCGCCTCCGTTCCGTACACCCGGATCATGGAGAACCTGCGCGCCGAGCTGCCGGGCCTGGCCCTCGCCTCGCACACGGTCGCCTCCCCGCAGATCCGCAACCGAGGAGGCGTCGGCGGCAACCTCGGCACCGCCTCCCCGGCCGGTGACGCCCACCCGGCGCTCCTCGCCGCCGGGGCCGAGGTCGAGGCCGAGTCCGTCCGGGGGACCCGGCTGATCCCGATCGACGACTTCTACACAGGTGTGAAGCGCAACGCCCTCGCCCCCGACGAGCTGATCCGCGCCGTCCACATCAAGAAGGCGGACGGGCCCCAGCAGTACTCCAAGGTGGGCACCCGCAACGCCATGGTCATCGCGGTCTGCGCCTTCGGGCTCGCGCTGCACCCCGAATCCCGGACCGTCCGTACGGGGATCGGTTCGGCGGCGCCCACACCCGTCCGGGCCAAGACGGCCGAGGAGTTCCTGAACGCGGCGCTCGAAGAGGGCGGCTTCTGGGACAACGGGAAGATCATCACGCCGTCGGTCGCCAAGCAGTTCGCCGCACTGTGTGCGGGCGCCTGCAACCCCATCGACGACGTCCGGGGCACCGCGAGCTACCGCCGCCACGCGGTCGGCGTGATGGCCCGGCGCACGCTGACGTGGACCTGGGAGTCGTACCGCGGCACCGCCGCCCACACGGAGGGAGTCGCGTAA
- a CDS encoding GntR family transcriptional regulator: protein MQHAGPQGAHGSPETGAPVSHPGAVRVPPQLTAADVDRGWGFGASGPTARDTASAGAAADGARGEHTHSEQPIPVPRPERSHPDRSRPAQTPPARTRPVVQRSSVRGQILDALRTALVGGELAPGEVYSAPALGDRFGVSATPVREAMQQLALEGAVEVVPNRGFRVVERGARELAELAEIRALLELPVLLRLSRTVPAERWTELRPLAEATARAASTGCRATYAETDRAFHRAVLSLAGNTQLVQLADDLHRRAQWPLVDTKADTSRAALMADADDHMALLDALEARDAAVVQSLVREHVTGAH from the coding sequence GTGCAGCACGCCGGCCCACAGGGCGCGCACGGCTCGCCCGAGACAGGGGCCCCGGTCTCACACCCGGGCGCCGTACGCGTTCCTCCGCAGCTCACGGCGGCGGACGTGGACCGCGGGTGGGGTTTCGGGGCGAGCGGTCCGACGGCTCGTGACACCGCGAGCGCGGGTGCGGCGGCCGACGGTGCCCGGGGTGAGCACACGCACAGTGAGCAGCCGATCCCGGTGCCTCGCCCGGAACGGTCCCACCCCGACCGGTCCCGCCCCGCGCAGACACCTCCGGCCCGGACACGGCCCGTCGTCCAGCGGTCCTCCGTGCGCGGGCAGATCCTCGACGCGCTGCGCACCGCGCTCGTCGGAGGCGAGCTGGCGCCCGGTGAGGTGTACTCGGCCCCCGCGCTGGGCGACCGGTTCGGGGTGTCCGCGACACCGGTCCGCGAGGCGATGCAGCAGCTCGCGTTGGAGGGCGCCGTCGAGGTCGTCCCCAACCGGGGCTTCCGCGTCGTGGAACGCGGCGCCCGCGAGCTGGCGGAGCTGGCCGAGATCCGCGCCCTGCTCGAACTCCCGGTCCTGCTCCGCCTGTCCCGCACGGTCCCCGCCGAACGCTGGACGGAACTGCGCCCACTCGCCGAGGCGACGGCCCGAGCGGCGTCCACCGGCTGCCGGGCCACCTACGCGGAGACCGACCGCGCCTTCCACCGGGCGGTCCTGTCCCTCGCCGGCAACACCCAACTCGTCCAGCTCGCCGACGACCTCCACCGCCGCGCCCAATGGCCCCTGGTGGACACGAAGGCCGACACGAGCCGAGCAGCCCTCATGGCAGACGCGGACGATCACATGGCTCTACTGGACGCCTTGGAGGCGAGAGACGCGGCAGTGGTCCAGTCTCTGGTACGGGAACACGTAACAGGCGCTCACTGA
- a CDS encoding ATP-binding protein has product MHRGEASHMRRRLGCSDLREVPEARRALRDLLRHWGRPGCSEIAELLTSELVTNALVHTDRDAVLTATVSPHGLRVEVRDFVGRRPRLRAPVADDGTHGRGLVLVESLADAWGVQAHGVGKAVWFELNGGAA; this is encoded by the coding sequence ATGCACCGGGGGGAGGCGTCGCACATGAGGCGCAGGCTGGGCTGTTCGGATCTGCGGGAGGTGCCGGAGGCCCGTAGGGCACTGCGCGACCTGTTGCGACACTGGGGGCGGCCCGGCTGCTCGGAGATAGCGGAACTGCTCACCAGCGAGCTGGTCACCAACGCGCTGGTCCACACCGACCGCGACGCGGTACTGACGGCGACCGTCTCGCCGCACGGACTACGCGTAGAGGTACGGGACTTCGTGGGACGCCGGCCGAGGCTGCGCGCACCGGTCGCCGACGACGGTACGCATGGCAGAGGCCTGGTTCTGGTGGAGTCCCTCGCCGACGCGTGGGGAGTCCAGGCGCACGGCGTGGGCAAGGCGGTGTGGTTCGAACTGAACGGGGGCGCGGCCTGA